The genomic DNA CTCAGCGCGGCCGGGCCGCCGCCTCCGGTTCGCCGCGATTACGCCCCGCCGTGGTCGCGCAGTGCTTGTAATTTGCGTCTCCGGCGTGTTGTGTGCCGGCGCGCCGCGGCTCCTCCCGGCCGATCCTCTTCCAAGACTCTGACGACATGCGTCTCTCCCGCTATTTCATGCCGACCTTGCGCGAGACGCCCAAGGAAGCCGAGATCGTCTCGCACCGGCTGATGCTGCGCGCCGGCCTAGTCCGCCAGGAAGCCGCCGGCATCTACGCCTGGTTGCCGCTGGGCCTGCGGGTTCTGGAGCGCGTCTGCGCGGTGATCCGGCGGGAGCAGGACCGGTCCGGCGCCGTCGAGATCCTGATGCCGACGGTGCAGTCCGCCGAGCTGTGGCGGGAATCCGGCCGCTACGACGCCTACGGCAAGGAGATGCTGCGCCTGAAGGACCGGCACGACCGCGAGATGCTCTACGGCCCCACAGCCGAGGAGATGGTCACCGAGATCTTCCGGGCGAGCGTGCGCTCCTACAAGGACCTGCCCAAGAACCTCTACCAGATCTCGTGGAAGTTCCGCGACGAGGTGCGGCCGCGCTTCGGCACGATGCGCTCCCGCGAGTTCCTGATGAAGGACGCCTACTCGTTCGATTTCGACCAGGCCGGCGCGCGCCACGCCTACAACCGGATGTTCGTGGCGTACCTGCGGACCTTCGCGGGCCTCGGCCTGAAAGCGATCCCGATGCGCGCCGATACCGGCCCGATCGGCGGCGACCTGTCCCACGAGTTCATCATCCTGGCGAAGACCGGCGAGAGCGAGGTCTTCTGCGACAAGGCCTATCTCGACTTCGACATCCCGCCGGCGACCGTCGATTTCGACGACGTCGCCGCCCTCCAGGGCATCGTCGATGCCTGGACCTCGCACTACGCGGCCACCGAGGAGATGCACGAGCCGGCGGCCTTCGCGGAGGTCCCGGAGGACAACCGCATGGCGGCCCGCGGCATCGAGGTCGGGCACATCTTCTACTTCGGCACCAAGTATTCCGAGCCGATGGGCGCCAAGGTCGCCGGTCCGGACGGGATCGAGCGGCCGGTCCATATGGGCTCCTACGGCATCGGGCCGAGCCGGCTGGTCGCCGCCATCGTCGAGGCCAGCCACGACGAGGCCGGGATCATCTGGCCGGACTCGGTCGCGCCGTTCGACGTCGCCCTGATCAACCTCAAGGTCGGGGACGCGGCCACCGACGCCGCCTGCGCGCAGATCCAGTCCGACCTGGAGACCGCCGGCCTGTCGGTGCTCTACGACGACCGCGACGAGCGCCCCGGCGCGAAGTTCGCCACCGCCGACCTGATCGGCCTGCCCTGGCAGGTGATCGTCGGGCCCAAGGGCCTAGCGGAGGGCAAGGTCGAGCTGAAGCGGCGTGCCGGCGGCGAGCGCGAGAGCCTCGCGACCGTCGATCTGCTGGCACGCATCCGGCGCGTCTGAGGCGTGCCGATGGCCGCCTCAGCGAAGCTGGACCGGGTTCGGACCTTCGCGGCCTCGTTCGCGGCCTCGTTCCGCCAGGGCACCGCGCCCTTCGCGCCGTTCGAGTGGATCCTCGCCGGCCGCTACCTGCGCGCCCGGCGCCGGGGCGGCGGCGTCTCGGTGGTGGCGTTCTTCTCGGTGCTCGGCATCGCGCTCGGCGTCGCCACGCTGATCATCGTCCTGTCAGTGATGAACGGCTTCCGCGCGGAACTGCTGTCGAAGATCGTCGGCATCAACGGCCACCTGTTCGCGACGCCCATCGACCGGCCGTTCAACGACTGGACCGACCTGTCGGACCGGCTGTCGAAGGTGGCGGGCGTGCGCGCCGCGGTGCCGCTGGTCGAGGGCCAGGCCTTCGCCTCGTCGCAGTACGGCGGATCCGGCGTCATCATCCGCGGCGTGCGGGCGGCCGACCTCGACGCGCTGGCGGCCGTGTCCTCGGCGATCCGCGGCGGCACCCTCGAAGGTTTCGACGACGGCACCGGCGTGCTGATCGGGCGGCGGCTCGCCGACACGCTGGGCCTGCAGGCCGGCGACACGATCACGCTGGTCACGCCCAAGGGCTCGTCGACGCCCTTCGGGACGGCGCCGCGCACCAAGAGCTACACGGTCAAGGCGGTGTTCGAGGTCGGCATGACCGAGTTCGACCAGACCTTCGTGTTCATGCCGCTGGTCGAGGCCCAGGCGTTCTTCAACAAGGACGGCGACGTGAGCATGATCGAGATCTATGTCGACGATCCCGACCATGTCGGCGACATGCGCGAGCCCCTGGAGATGGCGGCCGAGCGCCCGATCCTGCTCACCGACTGGCGCCAGCGCAACCGGACCTTCTTCGGGGCCCTGGAGGTCGAGCGGAACGTCATGTTCCTGATCCTCAGCCTGATCGTCGTGGTGGCGACCCTCAACATCGTCTCCGGCCTGATCCTGCTGGTGCGCGACAAGTCGAGCGACATCGCGATCCTGCGCACCATGGGGGCGACGCCGGGCACGATCATGCGGGTGTTCCTGATCAACGGCGCGCTGATCGGCGTCGTCGGGACGCTCAGCGGGCTCGGCCTCGGCATCCTGATCACCCTCAACATCAAGCCGATCCAGCACGTGCTGTTTCCGGGCGCCTGGGACCCCACGGTGCGGTTCCTCGCCGAGATCCCGGCGCAGATGAACCCGAAGGAGATCACCGCCGTAGTGATCACCTCCCTGCTGCTGTCGCTCGCGGCGACGCTGTATCCCTCTTGGCGCGCCGCCCGGCTCGATCCGGTGCAGGCCCTCCGCTACGGCTGACGGGCCGCATCCGATGAGCGATTCGAGCCAGACCGCCGGCGACCAGCCGGTGCCGGCGCTGTTCTTCTCCCGCGTCGAGCGGCGCTACGCCCAGGCCGAGGGTGCCCTCGAGATCCTGCGCGGGGCCGACCTCGCGATCTGGCCGGGGGAGTTGGTCGCGCTGGTGGCGCCGTCGGGAGCCGGCAAGTCGACCCTGCTGCACCTCGCCGGCCTCTTGGAGCGGCCGGACGGGGGCGAGATCTATATCGGCGGTCAGCCCACGGCCGCGATGGCGGATTCCGAGCGCACGCGCCTGCGGCGCGAGGAGATGGGTTTCGTCTACCAGTTCCACCACCTCCTGCCGGAGTTCTCGGCGCTGGAGAACGTGGTGATGCCCCAGCTCATCCGCGGCCTGAAGGCCCCGGAGGCGAAGGCCCGCGCCACGGAACTCCTGAGCTTCCTCGGCCTCAAGGAGCGCCTGCCGCACCGTCCGGCGGAGCTGTCGGGAGGCGAGCAGCAGCGCGTCGCCATCGCCCGGGCGGTGGCCAACGGACCGCGGCTGCTGCTCGCCGACGAGCCGACCGGCAACCTCGATCCCGGGACGGCGGGCCACGTCTTCTCGATCCTGATGGCCCTGGTCCGCGCCTCGGGGCTCGCCGCCCTGGTCGCGACCCACAACCTGGAATTGGCCGCCCGCATGGATCGGCGGGTCACCATCCGGGACGGGCTGATCACGCAGCTCGACTGAGCGGGCCACCCGCTGAGCAGATCTCCCGTGTGCCGGCGCAGATATGGCACGCGCGGCGGCGCGCCCCTTGCACGCCGCGCCCCGGCAGCCTCGATCAACCACAGGGCGCATCGCTCCCGGCCCGCGACGCCAGCCGGACCGCAGACCTCCGAGCCCCGCAAGTGCACGCGCTCTTTAATCCGTTGCGCCGCGTGCGACGCGTCACGTCGCGGAAGACACCGGGCCCCTATCTTGTGATCACGCAAGACAAAACAGAGCCGAACAACCGGTCTGTACTGCGTTATCTCTGGAGCCTGACCATGAAGACCCGTATCGCCGCAGCCGTCACCGCACTTGTCCTTGGCGTTGCCCCGATCTCGTCCGCTCTGGCGGCGAACGGCGCCCGCTGGACGGGCCTCGCTCCCTACGAGGTCGAGACCACGGGCTCGCTCGGACTGGGGGTCCACGACAATCCCAACTACGTCGGCTGCCCGCTGAGCTCGGCCGCCGAGGGCAACGCCGACCAGCAGACCCGGCCGGTGAAGCAGTACGGCCAGACCTCCGGCGGCTACCGCTGCTGAGCCGACGCGAGGACGGATGAAGCTCAAGGCTCTCTCCTACGTCATGATCGGCGCCTTCGTGAGCGGCCTGCTCATGACGTTCGTCGGTTCGGCCACCGCGCTGCTCGGGCAGTAATCGAAAGGGCGCCGCTTCCGTCGGAGGGGGCGCCCCCCCGCGTTCGGGCAGCCGGCGGGTCAGGACGCGCGGGACGGGCCGGGACCGGACTCGGCGGCCGTCAGCCGCTCGACGTAGTCGCAGGCGTCGAGGACGGCGTCGCGGCCGTCCGCCATCCGCGCCCGGGCCGCCGCGCAGGCCCGCGTCACCGCGGGGTCGGCGAGCAGCCGGCCGAGGACCCGCGCCGCCCGCGCGGGCCGGAAGGCGCGGCGGCTCAGGGTGGCGCCGAGATCCCGATCCTTCAGCCGCCGCCCCTCGTCGAAATGGTCGAAGGCCACGGGCACCACCAGCTGCGGGACGCCCGCGGCCAGCGCCTGCGCCACCGTGCCGACGCCGCCGTGGTGGACCAGCGCCGCGCTGCGCGGCAGCAGGGCGCTCAGGGGGGCGTAGGGCAGGTGGATGATCCCGGCCGGCAGCGGCTTCGGGATCTGCCCCCCCTGCGGGGCGAGCAGGACGCCGCGCCGGCCCATGCGCCGGCACAGCCGCACCGCAGTGTCGAAGAAGCCGGCGCCCTGGCGCATGGCCGAGCCGTAGGTGAACACGATCGGCGGGTCGCCCGCCTCGAGGAACGCTTCCAGCTCCGGCGGCATGGACGCCACGTCGCCGAACCGGTCGACCAGCGGGAAGCCGAGCTGCACCGCCTGGCCCGGCCAGTCGGCCTGGGGCTCCGCGTACCAGTCGGGGAACATCAGGAGCATGCCGGTCGGGCTGTTCCACCAGTGCCGCAGCCGGTAGACCGGATCGAGGCCGAGACGCGCCCGCAGGGCGTTCAGCGGCGGGAGGGTGAACGGGCCGACCGCCACCTTGTCGACGCCGAGATTCACGTAGGCTCGCAGGGCGGCCGGCAGGACGCGCGGCAGCGGCAGGCCCGGCAGGCGCGGCGGATCGTACCGGCTCTCGATCAGGAACGGCATGACGTGCAGCGTCGCGGTCGGCAGATCGTAGAGGTCCTGCGCGAGCCGCGCCCCCCAGCCCAGCGGCGAGGCGACCACCCGCAGGTCGATCCCCCGGGCGCGGGTCGCGCCGAGCCACAGGCAGGCCGGCTCGGCCACCCGCAGGGCGTAGTCGAACATCGGGCGGAACCCCTGCTGCGGGTGCCACAGATCCGGCTGGCGGATCACCGCCTCGTAATCGGCGACCGTGCCCAGGGGCTGGAAGGCGAGGCCGGCCCGGCGGGCCATCGCCTCGAACGGGGCCGGGGCCGCCAGCGAGACGCCGTGGCCGCGCTTCAGGAGCTCGTGCCCCAGCGCGATGAACGGAAGCACATCGCCGTGTGTGCCGACGGCCACGAGGGCGACGTCGAACCGTTCGACCGTCCGGTGCTCGGGAATGGCTTGCTCCTTCGAACTCCCCAGCCGGTGACGAGCTCGTCTTGAAGGCGGGGGCATGCCAGCCCGCCCGATCCGCATCAAGACACTTTTTACCCTGTCGAAGAAACGGGGCCGCCCTGTGACCCGCAGACCCTTTCCATAGAACAAAACATGAACATACTAGGGCCGGAACACAGGAGGCAGGTCGATGCTGAAGCGGGTGATCCTGACCGGAGTGGTCGAGTTCATGGCGTTCGGGATGCTGTTCGCGGCGGTGGGCGCCTGGGCGATAGCCTTGGCACCGGTTCGTTAGCCGGATTTTTCCGAAGACTGCCCGGTTCCGTCCGCGGACGGGTTATGCACAGGCGATCGCCCCGTAGGCGCCGATTGTCCACAGGGCTGGGCCGAACTGGTGCTTCCGGGGCACGACCGGTGGATATCGTCCGCCGGCGGCGCGGCGCACGTCGACTTGAGGCCGGCGAGCGGGGATGCTGCCCGACCCCGGAACAAGGTCGGCCATGCCACGCCAGCTCAAGGAGGTCGGATTCGTCCACCTCCACGTCCACTCGTCCTATTCCCTGCTCGAAGGGGCGCTGAAGGTCGGCTCCCTGATCAAGGCGGCGGTCGCCGACAGGCAGCCGGCCCTGGCCCTGACCGACACCAACAACCTGTTCGGCGCGCTGGAATTCTCCGAGAAGGCGGCCGGGGAGGGCGTCCAGCCGATCGCCGGCGTGCAGCTCTCGGTGGCGTTCGAGGCCGCGGACCCGCACCAGCGTCAGGCGCCGACCAGCCACGGCATCGTGCTCCTCGCCCAGGACGAGACCGGCTACGCCAATCTGCTGCGGCTGGCGAGCCGCGCCTATTTCGACACGGCCCTCGGCGAGGCGCCGCGCCTCGATGCCGGAGCGCTCGCGGGCGCCTCCGAGGGGCTGATCGCGCTCACCGGCGGGATGGCGGGCCCCCTCGACGCGGCCTTCCGGGCGGGCCGGCCGGAGCTCGCCCTCAACCGCCTGAAGCGCCTGAAGGAGACGTTCGGCGAGGACCGGCTCTACGTGGAGATCCAGCGCCACGGCCAGTCCGAGGAGGCGCGGATCGAGACCGCGCTCCTCGACCTCGCCGGTCGCCACGGCCTCGGGATCGTGGCGACGAACGAGCCCTACTTCGCCAAGCCCGACGACTACGACGCCCACGACGCGCTGCTCGCCATCGCGGAGGGCCGCCTCGTCTCGGACGAGCGCCGCCGCCGCCTGACACCGAGCCACGCCTTCAAGACCCGGGCCGAGATGGCCGAGCTGTTCCGCGACCTGCCGGACGCGCTCCAGGCGACGGTCGAGATCGCCATGCGCTGCGCCGTCCGTGCGCGGACCCGCAAGCCGATCCTGCCGAATTTCGGCGCCGTGGCGGCCGGCGAGACGCCGCCCATGGCGGAGGCCCTGGCGGAGGCCCTGGCGGAGGCGTCCGACGCGGGCGCGCGGGCGGTCTCGGCCGACGAGCCGACCGAGCTGCGCCGGCAGGCCGAGGCCGGGCTGGAGTTGCGCCTGAAGCAGCACGGCACGGCGCCGGGCTTCTCCGAGGAGGATTACCGCAAGCGCCTCGAGTTCGAGCTCGACGTCATCGTCAAGATGAAGTTCCCGGGCTACTTCCTGATCGTCTCCGACTTCATCAAGTGGGCCAAGGACCACGACATCCCGGTCGGTCCGGGCCGCGGCTCGGGCGCCGGCTCGCTGGTGGCGTGGTCGCTGCTCATCACCGACCTCGACCCGCTCCGGTTCGGCCTGCTGTTCGAGCGCTTCCTCAACCCCGAGCGCGTCTCGATGCCGGATTTCGACATCGACTTCTGCGTCGAGGGCCGGGAGCGGGTGATCCGCTACGTGCAGCAGCGCTACGGCGAGGGGCAGGTCGGGCAGATCATCACCTTCGGCACGCTGCTCGCCCGCGGCGTGCTGCGCGACGTCGGCCGCGTCCTGGAGATGCCCTACGGGCAGGTCGACAAGCTGACCAAGCTCGTGCCGCAGAACCCCGCCAACCCGGTGACGCTCGCCCAGGCCATCGAGGGCGAGCCCAAGCTCCAGCAGGCCATGGAGGAGGAGCCGATCGTCGGCCGCCTCATCGACATCTCCAAGAAGCTCGAGGGCCTGCACCGGCACGCCTCGACCCACGCCGCCGGCGTGGTGATCGGCGATCGGCCGCTCGAGGAGCTGGTCCCGCTCTACCGGGACCCGAAGACCGGCATGCGGGTCACCCAGTTCAACATGAAGTGGGTCGAGCAGGCGGGGCTGGTGAAGTTCGACTTCCTGGGCCTCAAGACCCTGACGATGCTGCGGTGCTGCACCGATCTGCTGAAGCAGCGCGGCATCGACATCGACCTCGCCTCGCTGCCGCTCGACGACCCGAACACCTACGGGCCGATGGGCCGGGGCGAGACGGTCGGCGTGTTCCAGGTGGAATCGGCCGGCATGCGCAAGGCGCTCTGCGAGATGCAGGCCGACCGGCTGGAGGACATCATCGCCCTGGTGGCGCTCTACCGGCCGGGCCCGATGGCCAACATCCCGGTCTACTGCGAGCGCAAGCTCGGCCGCGACGCCGGCAACGAGGCGTCCTGGTACCCGGATCCGAAGCTGGAGCCGATGCTGAAGGAGACCTTCGGCATCATCGTCTACCAGGAACAGGTGATGGAGATCGCCAAGGTGCTCGCCGGCTACTCGCTCGGCGAGGCCGACATGCTCCGGCGCGCCATGGGCAAGAAGATCCGCGCCGAGATGGACGCGCAGCGCGACCGGTTCCTCAAGGGCTGCACCGAGCGCGGGCTGACCAAGGCCAAGGCCAACGAGATCTTCGACCTGCTCGCCAAGTTCGCCGATTACGGCTTCAACAAGAGCCACGCGGCGGCCTACGCGCTGCTGACCTACCAGACCGCCTACCTGAAGGCGAACTTCCCGGTCGAGTTCCTGGCGGCCGCCATGACCCTCGACATCGACAACACCGACAAGCTGGCCGAATTCCGCCAGGACGCGCAGCGCCTGAAGATCACGGTCGAGCCGCCCTCGATCAACACCTCCGGCGAGGTCTTCGCGGTGCGCGACGGCAAGATCTTCTATGCGCTGGCCGCCATCAAGGGCGTCGGCCGCGAGGCGGTGCGGGCGCTGGTGGAGGCCCGCGGCGACCGGCCGTTCAAGGATCTCGCCTGCCTCGCCCGCCGGCTGAACCCGCGGATGATCAACAAGCGCACCCTGGAGAGCCTCGTCCAGGCCGGGGCGCTCGACTGCATCGAGCCCGACCGCGCGCGCGCCTTCGCGGCGGTGGAGCCGATGATGAAGCTCGCCGCCAGCGCGGCGGAGGCGGAATCGGCCGGCGTCACCGACATGTTCGGCGGCGTGGTGGCGGACGACGTGTCCCTGCGGATCCCGCCGCACGAGATCTGGCCGATGGCCGACACGCTCAAGCGCGAGTACGCGGCGATCGGCTTCTTCATCTCGGGCCATCCGCTCGACGAGTACGGCGACCTCTTGGACAAGCTGCGGGTGCAGAGCTGGACGGATTTCTGCCGCGCCGTGCGGGCCGGGACGTCGAGCGTCGGCCGCGTGGCGGCCTCGGTGCTCGACCGGGCGGAGCGGCGGACCAAGACCGGCAACAAGATGGGCATCGTCACCCTGTCGGACCGGACCGCGCATTTCGAGGCGATCATCTTCTCCGAGGGGCTCGGCCAGTACCGCGACATCCTGGAACCGGGCCGACCGCTGGTTCTGCAGCTCCAGGCGAACCTGGAGGGCGAGGACGTGCGCGCCCGCATCCTCACCGCGGAACCCCTCGACCAAGCGGTCGCCCGCCACCAGAAGGGCATCCGCATCCATCTGAGCGACCCGCGCGGCGTCGCGCCCGTGCAGCAGCGCCTGTCGATGCGGGGCGAGAGCGAGGTCTCGCTGATCCTCAAGCTCGACGGCGGCGAGCGCGAGGTGGAGATCCGGCTGCCGGGCAAGTTCCAGGCGAGCCCGGCGCTCGCCGGCCAGCTCCGGACCGTGCCCGGGGTGGTGCAGGTGGAGGTGAGCTGAGGGGCGGCTGATACCAAGCGCGTGTGGGTTCGGTTGGCCCGCGCCGTCTTCGCGAGCGGAGCGAAGCGATCCAGGGACGCGCCACGCTCGATGAGGGCGCGCGACACGGGGTTGCTTCGCTCCGCTCGCAAGGACGGGTGGGCTTTTGTGAGTTCTGTCGCCGGGAATTGTAGGTGCGTGCCCGTCGAGGCCCTCAGCTCGCCGCCGTCCCGCTGGCTGCCAGCACCACCGCCCGGCTCCCCACCGGCACGCGGGCGTACAGGTCGATGATGTCCTGGTTCAGGAACCGGACGCAGCCCGACGACACCATCGTGCCGATGGTCTGCGGCTCCGTGGTGCCGTGCAGGCGGTAGAGCGTGTCGCCTCCGTCCCGATAGAGGTAGAGCGCCCGCGGACCGAGCGGATTGCCGGCCCCGCCGGGCAGGCCGCCGGCATAGGGCCCGTAGCGCTCGGGCTCCCGCTTGATCATGGCCTGGGTCGGCGTCCAGCGCGGCCATTCGGCCTTGCGGGCGATGACGGCCGCGCCTCGGAAGTTGAACGCCTCATCGCGACCGACGCCCACGCCGTAGCGGATGGCGCGCCCGCCCTCGCGCACGAGGTAGGCGTAGCGCGCCGAAGGATCGACCACGATCGTGCCCGGCGGCTCGGCCGTGGCGTAGGCCACCTCCCGGCGCAGGAAGCGCGGGTCTATCGCGGACAGGTCCACCGCCGGCACGGGGAAGGGCTCGCCGTCGAGCGCGGCGTAGAGGGCCGTGTAGGCCGGGTCGACGGGCGGGCGCAGCGCGGCGACGGGGCGCGGCTCGCGGGTGACGCAGCCGGCGACGAGCAGGGGCGTGCCGGCGAGCAGGCTGCGGCGGGTCGGAAACATCGATGCTGCGCTCCAAGGTCTGGCGACGACGCACAGAACCGCCACGCGGCCGCCCCGTCCATCGGCTATGGGGTGATCGCACCCATAACCGGATGGCATCCATGGATCTGACGCTGGCCCTGCGCGCGTTCCTCCGGACCGTCGAGCGCGGCTCGATGACCGCGGCCGCGCGCGACCTCGCGGTGTCGCAGCCGGCGATCAGCAAGCATCTGCGCAATCTGGAGGCCCAGGTCGGCGCGCGGCTCCTCGAACGGTCCGCGCGGCTGGTGCGTCCGACCCAGCAGGGCCAGCGGCTCTACGCGGCCTGTCAGCCCGCGCTCGCCACGATCGACGCCGCCCTGGAAGATGCCCGCACCGAGGCTGGCCGCATCGAAGGCCGGCTGCGGCTGCACGCGCCCGCCTGCATCGGGGCGGCCCATCTGCACCGGATCGTGGCGGCGTTCCAGGCCGAGAATCCGCGGGTCACGGTCGATCTCGTGCTGGACAACCGGCTGATCGACCTCGTCTACGAGGATTACGACCTCGCGCTCCGCTACGGCCGGCCCCACGGGCAGGACGTCGTGACGCGGCGGCTCGGCTGGGTGCGCCGCATCCTGGTCGCCGCCCCGGCATACTTGGCGCGGGCCGGCGGCATCGACGCGCCCGGGCAGATCGCCGACCGGGCCCTCGTGACGACCACGTCGGCCCTGGACGACCGGAACACGCTCGTACTCCAGCACGGGCGCGAGACGCTGAGCCTCGCCGTCCGCCCGGCCCTGCGGACCAACAGCGCGGAGGTGCTGTTGGCCGAACTGCGCGCGGGACGGTACATGGGCCCGGTCCAGCACCTGCTGGTCGCCGAGGACTTGGCGGCCGGCCACCTCGTCCGCGTCCTGCCCGCGTACGAGGTGCGGTCGACGGACGCCTATCTGGTCTACCCTTCGGTCCGCCACATGCGCCCGGTCGTCCGCGCATTCACCGATTTCGCCGTGCCGCGCATCCGCGCCATCGAGGGGATCAGCCACGCCGGTTGACCAGCTCCGGTGCGCTGCGGCCGCGACGAACGGGCCGGGGTGGCCGACCGCCGCGATCGCGACCCTAGAACGGCGCCGCGAGGCAGCCGCTCAGGGCGCCCTTCAGCGCGGCGGCGTCGGCCTCCGCCACCGTGAACGTGGCCGTCAGGGTCGGGTCCTCGCCGCGCGGGCTCGCC from Methylobacterium oryzae includes the following:
- the proS gene encoding proline--tRNA ligase, which encodes MRLSRYFMPTLRETPKEAEIVSHRLMLRAGLVRQEAAGIYAWLPLGLRVLERVCAVIRREQDRSGAVEILMPTVQSAELWRESGRYDAYGKEMLRLKDRHDREMLYGPTAEEMVTEIFRASVRSYKDLPKNLYQISWKFRDEVRPRFGTMRSREFLMKDAYSFDFDQAGARHAYNRMFVAYLRTFAGLGLKAIPMRADTGPIGGDLSHEFIILAKTGESEVFCDKAYLDFDIPPATVDFDDVAALQGIVDAWTSHYAATEEMHEPAAFAEVPEDNRMAARGIEVGHIFYFGTKYSEPMGAKVAGPDGIERPVHMGSYGIGPSRLVAAIVEASHDEAGIIWPDSVAPFDVALINLKVGDAATDAACAQIQSDLETAGLSVLYDDRDERPGAKFATADLIGLPWQVIVGPKGLAEGKVELKRRAGGERESLATVDLLARIRRV
- a CDS encoding lipoprotein-releasing ABC transporter permease subunit, which produces MAASAKLDRVRTFAASFAASFRQGTAPFAPFEWILAGRYLRARRRGGGVSVVAFFSVLGIALGVATLIIVLSVMNGFRAELLSKIVGINGHLFATPIDRPFNDWTDLSDRLSKVAGVRAAVPLVEGQAFASSQYGGSGVIIRGVRAADLDALAAVSSAIRGGTLEGFDDGTGVLIGRRLADTLGLQAGDTITLVTPKGSSTPFGTAPRTKSYTVKAVFEVGMTEFDQTFVFMPLVEAQAFFNKDGDVSMIEIYVDDPDHVGDMREPLEMAAERPILLTDWRQRNRTFFGALEVERNVMFLILSLIVVVATLNIVSGLILLVRDKSSDIAILRTMGATPGTIMRVFLINGALIGVVGTLSGLGLGILITLNIKPIQHVLFPGAWDPTVRFLAEIPAQMNPKEITAVVITSLLLSLAATLYPSWRAARLDPVQALRYG
- a CDS encoding ABC transporter ATP-binding protein, with protein sequence MSDSSQTAGDQPVPALFFSRVERRYAQAEGALEILRGADLAIWPGELVALVAPSGAGKSTLLHLAGLLERPDGGEIYIGGQPTAAMADSERTRLRREEMGFVYQFHHLLPEFSALENVVMPQLIRGLKAPEAKARATELLSFLGLKERLPHRPAELSGGEQQRVAIARAVANGPRLLLADEPTGNLDPGTAGHVFSILMALVRASGLAALVATHNLELAARMDRRVTIRDGLITQLD
- a CDS encoding glycosyltransferase, yielding MAVGTHGDVLPFIALGHELLKRGHGVSLAAPAPFEAMARRAGLAFQPLGTVADYEAVIRQPDLWHPQQGFRPMFDYALRVAEPACLWLGATRARGIDLRVVASPLGWGARLAQDLYDLPTATLHVMPFLIESRYDPPRLPGLPLPRVLPAALRAYVNLGVDKVAVGPFTLPPLNALRARLGLDPVYRLRHWWNSPTGMLLMFPDWYAEPQADWPGQAVQLGFPLVDRFGDVASMPPELEAFLEAGDPPIVFTYGSAMRQGAGFFDTAVRLCRRMGRRGVLLAPQGGQIPKPLPAGIIHLPYAPLSALLPRSAALVHHGGVGTVAQALAAGVPQLVVPVAFDHFDEGRRLKDRDLGATLSRRAFRPARAARVLGRLLADPAVTRACAAARARMADGRDAVLDACDYVERLTAAESGPGPSRAS
- the dnaE gene encoding DNA polymerase III subunit alpha, translated to MPRQLKEVGFVHLHVHSSYSLLEGALKVGSLIKAAVADRQPALALTDTNNLFGALEFSEKAAGEGVQPIAGVQLSVAFEAADPHQRQAPTSHGIVLLAQDETGYANLLRLASRAYFDTALGEAPRLDAGALAGASEGLIALTGGMAGPLDAAFRAGRPELALNRLKRLKETFGEDRLYVEIQRHGQSEEARIETALLDLAGRHGLGIVATNEPYFAKPDDYDAHDALLAIAEGRLVSDERRRRLTPSHAFKTRAEMAELFRDLPDALQATVEIAMRCAVRARTRKPILPNFGAVAAGETPPMAEALAEALAEASDAGARAVSADEPTELRRQAEAGLELRLKQHGTAPGFSEEDYRKRLEFELDVIVKMKFPGYFLIVSDFIKWAKDHDIPVGPGRGSGAGSLVAWSLLITDLDPLRFGLLFERFLNPERVSMPDFDIDFCVEGRERVIRYVQQRYGEGQVGQIITFGTLLARGVLRDVGRVLEMPYGQVDKLTKLVPQNPANPVTLAQAIEGEPKLQQAMEEEPIVGRLIDISKKLEGLHRHASTHAAGVVIGDRPLEELVPLYRDPKTGMRVTQFNMKWVEQAGLVKFDFLGLKTLTMLRCCTDLLKQRGIDIDLASLPLDDPNTYGPMGRGETVGVFQVESAGMRKALCEMQADRLEDIIALVALYRPGPMANIPVYCERKLGRDAGNEASWYPDPKLEPMLKETFGIIVYQEQVMEIAKVLAGYSLGEADMLRRAMGKKIRAEMDAQRDRFLKGCTERGLTKAKANEIFDLLAKFADYGFNKSHAAAYALLTYQTAYLKANFPVEFLAAAMTLDIDNTDKLAEFRQDAQRLKITVEPPSINTSGEVFAVRDGKIFYALAAIKGVGREAVRALVEARGDRPFKDLACLARRLNPRMINKRTLESLVQAGALDCIEPDRARAFAAVEPMMKLAASAAEAESAGVTDMFGGVVADDVSLRIPPHEIWPMADTLKREYAAIGFFISGHPLDEYGDLLDKLRVQSWTDFCRAVRAGTSSVGRVAASVLDRAERRTKTGNKMGIVTLSDRTAHFEAIIFSEGLGQYRDILEPGRPLVLQLQANLEGEDVRARILTAEPLDQAVARHQKGIRIHLSDPRGVAPVQQRLSMRGESEVSLILKLDGGEREVEIRLPGKFQASPALAGQLRTVPGVVQVEVS
- a CDS encoding L,D-transpeptidase, encoding MFPTRRSLLAGTPLLVAGCVTREPRPVAALRPPVDPAYTALYAALDGEPFPVPAVDLSAIDPRFLRREVAYATAEPPGTIVVDPSARYAYLVREGGRAIRYGVGVGRDEAFNFRGAAVIARKAEWPRWTPTQAMIKREPERYGPYAGGLPGGAGNPLGPRALYLYRDGGDTLYRLHGTTEPQTIGTMVSSGCVRFLNQDIIDLYARVPVGSRAVVLAASGTAAS
- a CDS encoding LysR family transcriptional regulator, with protein sequence MDLTLALRAFLRTVERGSMTAAARDLAVSQPAISKHLRNLEAQVGARLLERSARLVRPTQQGQRLYAACQPALATIDAALEDARTEAGRIEGRLRLHAPACIGAAHLHRIVAAFQAENPRVTVDLVLDNRLIDLVYEDYDLALRYGRPHGQDVVTRRLGWVRRILVAAPAYLARAGGIDAPGQIADRALVTTTSALDDRNTLVLQHGRETLSLAVRPALRTNSAEVLLAELRAGRYMGPVQHLLVAEDLAAGHLVRVLPAYEVRSTDAYLVYPSVRHMRPVVRAFTDFAVPRIRAIEGISHAG